In Cyprinus carpio isolate SPL01 chromosome A14, ASM1834038v1, whole genome shotgun sequence, a single window of DNA contains:
- the LOC109101505 gene encoding mid1-interacting protein 1-like, with translation MMQLSNDTQCNKHSLLNVMNRFIAAANNMDETIMVPNLLRDVPLEDQGSQASVSHNNNEPSFPSKQRDMYEHYLLLKSIKNDMEWGLLKREMGGSFLEMTVKHEELQVNGGAAEESTDLEGQFHYHLHGLFAVLSKLTVQADDLTNRYKREIGGGSLLR, from the coding sequence atgatgCAACTCAGCAACGACACACAATGCAACAAGCACTCTCTGCTCAACGTCATGAACCGGTTCATTGCTGCTGCCAACAACATGGACGAGACCATCATGGTGCCAAACTTACTGCGGGACGTGCCTCTGGAGGACCAAGGCAGCCAAGCCTCTGTTAGTCACAATAACAACGAGCCCTCTTTCCCCAGCAAACAGAGGGACATGTATGAGCACTACCTGCTGCTAAAGTCCATCAAGAATGACATGGAGTGGGGCCTGCTGAAGAGGGAGATGGGCGGCAGCTTTCTAGAGATGACCGTGAAGCACGAAGAGCTGCAGGTGAATGGAGGAGCTGCAGAGGAGAGCACCGACCTGGAGGGCCAGTTCCACTACCACCTCCATGGACTGTTTGCTGTTCTGTCCAAGTTGACAGTCCAGGCTGATGACCTCACAAATCGTTACAAGAGAGAAATCGGTGGAGGTAGCCTGTTGCGATAG
- the LOC109101503 gene encoding tetraspanin-7-like, with protein sequence MSPPSARLQTKPVITCLKTFLISYSLIFWLTGVILLAVGVWGKVNLEFNLLLNSDKGTNVPYVLIGTGAIIIIFGLFGCFATCRGSPWMLKLYAMFLMLVFLAELVAGISGFIFRHEIKAVLQGAYNKAESVYSGKDNEDLDRIQRTLQCCGENNYTSWTNTEYFKNKGIPKSCCNMTAGGNCTSEELKDLNKAALVVYQRGCFSLMTTTLEANLGIIAGISFGIAFFQLIGIFLACCLSRYITNNQYEMV encoded by the exons ATGTCCCCTCCGTCCGCACGGCTTCAAACCAAACCCGTGATAACGTGTCTGAAGACATTTCTGATCTCGTACAGTCTGATTTTCTGG TTAACAGGAGTCATCTTGTTGGCTGTTGGAGTATGGGGAAAGGTTAATTTGGAGTTCAACCTCCTCCTGAATTCAGACAAGGGCACCAATGTACCATATGTCCTCATTGGGACCGgagccatcatcatcatcttcggGTTGTTCGGTTGCTTCGCGACCTGCCGTGGAAGTCCATGGATGCTGAAGCTG TATGCTATGTTCCTGATGCTTGTGTTCTTAGCTGAACTAGTGGCAGGTATATCCGgctttattttcagacatgag attaaagCAGTGCTTCAAGGTGCCTATAATAAAGCTGAATCAGTCTACAGTGGTAAGGACAATGAAGATCTGGACAGAATCCAGAGAACA CTGCAATGCTGTGGAGAGAATAACTACACCAGCTGGACAAACACAGAATACTTCAAAAACAAGGGCATCCCCAAAAGCTGCTGTAACATGACTGCTGGTGGAAACTGCACTTCTGAAGAACTTAAAGATCTAAACAAGGCTGCATTAGTGGTATATCAACGG GGCTGTTTCTCCCTCATGACTACAACATTGGAGGCCAATCTTGGAATTATTGCTGGAATTTCTTTTGGAATTGCATTCTTCCAG CTCATTGGGATATTCCTGGCATGTTGTCTGTCTCGCTATATCACCAACAACCAATATGAGATGGTGTAG